A portion of the Punica granatum isolate Tunisia-2019 chromosome 7, ASM765513v2, whole genome shotgun sequence genome contains these proteins:
- the LOC116213433 gene encoding uncharacterized protein LOC116213433 isoform X1: MSFESGLSWAADLGSYWAAIAVLAPNVVHCSIRSPQMMVHRTIAILWDTRFDGFIERTRVVTSYQCKLCMGWVTNKSKDCMPAHLGRVGGIPLPPRMSPRPCSKANLLPLPIAKACWMYFGYPLPPSMFDRFAVGVVPIAAGVPAGSSVPPGQGDAMEVEGLVGVWDPRFDDFIEKTRVVTSYQCTLCKGWITNKSKDCIPAHLGRVVGLPLPPRVSYKPCSEAKQLPLPIAQACWAYFSYPLHPSMFDEFAAADVPSAAGVPSAGASIPPEQEEDLNASMVLDDLLASLELEHLVGTPWNEEHVSPHWHFAQPPVLPSSHHTALFPALSQPQPQPQPQFSPLSGHVGSWDSQVGGTLQGGGSSAPRACWGMGFSAWSCTGGRW, translated from the exons ATGAGCTTTGAATCTGGTCTCTCATGGGCCGCAGATCTGGGCTCTTATTGGGCTGCCATTGCTGTTTTGGCCCCCAATGTGGTCCACTGCAGCATACGGAGCCCACAGATGATGGTTCACCGAACGATAGCAATCCTT TGGGATACTCGATTTGATGGCTTCATCGAGAGGACGAGGGTGGTTACTTCATACCAATGCAAATTATGCATGGGTTGGGTCACAAATAAGAGCAAAGATTGTATGCCGGCTCATCTTGGCCGCGTTGGAGGCATACCCTTACCCCCTCGCATGTCCCCCAGACCATGCAGTAAGGCTAATCTGCTGCCCCTACCGATAGCAAAGGCGTGTTGGATGTATTTTGGTTATCCGCTGCCCCCTTCTATGTTTGATCGATTCGCTGTTGGTGTTGTTCCTATTGCTGCCGGTGTACCTGCTGGTTCTTCGGTCCCTCCTGGGCAAGGGGACGCTATGGAGGTGGAAGGCCTTGTTGGAGTG TGGGATCCTCGATTTGATGACTTTATTGAGAAGACGAGGGTTGTTACTTCTTACCAATGCACATTATGCAAAGGTTGGATCACAAATAAGAGCAAGGATTGTATCCCGGCCCATCTTGGCCGCGTTGTTGGCTTACCCTTGCCCCCTCGCGTGTCCTATAAGCCATGCAGCGAGGCAAAGCAGCTTCCTCTACCGATAGCACAGGCTTGTTGGGCGTATTTTAGTTATCCGCTGCATCCTAGTATGTTTGATGAATTCGCTGCTGCTGATGTTCCTTCTGCTGCCGGTGTTCCTTCTGCTGGTGCTTCGATCCCTCCTGAGCAAGAGGAAGACCTCAATGCCTCTATGGTGCTGGACGACCTCTTGGCCTCATTGGAGCTGGAACACCTTGTTGGAACTCCCTGGAATGAAGAACATGTGTCACCCCATTGGCACTTTGCCCAGCCACCAGTTCTACCCTCCAGTCATCACACTGCCCTTTTCCCAGCACTGTCCCAACCCCAACCCCAACCCCAACCCCAGTTTAGTCCACTGTCTGGGCATGTTGGGAGCTGGGACTCTCAGGTTGGAGGTACTCTTCAGGGAGGTGGTAGTTCTGCACCAAGGGCATGCTGGGGGATGGGTTTCTCAGCTTGGAGTTGCACAGGAGGTAGGTGGTAG
- the LOC116213433 gene encoding uncharacterized protein LOC116213433 isoform X2 — MSYRWDTRFDGFIERTRVVTSYQCKLCMGWVTNKSKDCMPAHLGRVGGIPLPPRMSPRPCSKANLLPLPIAKACWMYFGYPLPPSMFDRFAVGVVPIAAGVPAGSSVPPGQGDAMEVEGLVGVWDPRFDDFIEKTRVVTSYQCTLCKGWITNKSKDCIPAHLGRVVGLPLPPRVSYKPCSEAKQLPLPIAQACWAYFSYPLHPSMFDEFAAADVPSAAGVPSAGASIPPEQEEDLNASMVLDDLLASLELEHLVGTPWNEEHVSPHWHFAQPPVLPSSHHTALFPALSQPQPQPQPQFSPLSGHVGSWDSQVGGTLQGGGSSAPRACWGMGFSAWSCTGGRW; from the exons ATGTCGTACCGG TGGGATACTCGATTTGATGGCTTCATCGAGAGGACGAGGGTGGTTACTTCATACCAATGCAAATTATGCATGGGTTGGGTCACAAATAAGAGCAAAGATTGTATGCCGGCTCATCTTGGCCGCGTTGGAGGCATACCCTTACCCCCTCGCATGTCCCCCAGACCATGCAGTAAGGCTAATCTGCTGCCCCTACCGATAGCAAAGGCGTGTTGGATGTATTTTGGTTATCCGCTGCCCCCTTCTATGTTTGATCGATTCGCTGTTGGTGTTGTTCCTATTGCTGCCGGTGTACCTGCTGGTTCTTCGGTCCCTCCTGGGCAAGGGGACGCTATGGAGGTGGAAGGCCTTGTTGGAGTG TGGGATCCTCGATTTGATGACTTTATTGAGAAGACGAGGGTTGTTACTTCTTACCAATGCACATTATGCAAAGGTTGGATCACAAATAAGAGCAAGGATTGTATCCCGGCCCATCTTGGCCGCGTTGTTGGCTTACCCTTGCCCCCTCGCGTGTCCTATAAGCCATGCAGCGAGGCAAAGCAGCTTCCTCTACCGATAGCACAGGCTTGTTGGGCGTATTTTAGTTATCCGCTGCATCCTAGTATGTTTGATGAATTCGCTGCTGCTGATGTTCCTTCTGCTGCCGGTGTTCCTTCTGCTGGTGCTTCGATCCCTCCTGAGCAAGAGGAAGACCTCAATGCCTCTATGGTGCTGGACGACCTCTTGGCCTCATTGGAGCTGGAACACCTTGTTGGAACTCCCTGGAATGAAGAACATGTGTCACCCCATTGGCACTTTGCCCAGCCACCAGTTCTACCCTCCAGTCATCACACTGCCCTTTTCCCAGCACTGTCCCAACCCCAACCCCAACCCCAACCCCAGTTTAGTCCACTGTCTGGGCATGTTGGGAGCTGGGACTCTCAGGTTGGAGGTACTCTTCAGGGAGGTGGTAGTTCTGCACCAAGGGCATGCTGGGGGATGGGTTTCTCAGCTTGGAGTTGCACAGGAGGTAGGTGGTAG
- the LOC116213433 gene encoding uncharacterized protein LOC116213433 isoform X3 has product MGWVTNKSKDCMPAHLGRVGGIPLPPRMSPRPCSKANLLPLPIAKACWMYFGYPLPPSMFDRFAVGVVPIAAGVPAGSSVPPGQGDAMEVEGLVGVWDPRFDDFIEKTRVVTSYQCTLCKGWITNKSKDCIPAHLGRVVGLPLPPRVSYKPCSEAKQLPLPIAQACWAYFSYPLHPSMFDEFAAADVPSAAGVPSAGASIPPEQEEDLNASMVLDDLLASLELEHLVGTPWNEEHVSPHWHFAQPPVLPSSHHTALFPALSQPQPQPQPQFSPLSGHVGSWDSQVGGTLQGGGSSAPRACWGMGFSAWSCTGGRW; this is encoded by the exons ATGGGTTGGGTCACAAATAAGAGCAAAGATTGTATGCCGGCTCATCTTGGCCGCGTTGGAGGCATACCCTTACCCCCTCGCATGTCCCCCAGACCATGCAGTAAGGCTAATCTGCTGCCCCTACCGATAGCAAAGGCGTGTTGGATGTATTTTGGTTATCCGCTGCCCCCTTCTATGTTTGATCGATTCGCTGTTGGTGTTGTTCCTATTGCTGCCGGTGTACCTGCTGGTTCTTCGGTCCCTCCTGGGCAAGGGGACGCTATGGAGGTGGAAGGCCTTGTTGGAGTG TGGGATCCTCGATTTGATGACTTTATTGAGAAGACGAGGGTTGTTACTTCTTACCAATGCACATTATGCAAAGGTTGGATCACAAATAAGAGCAAGGATTGTATCCCGGCCCATCTTGGCCGCGTTGTTGGCTTACCCTTGCCCCCTCGCGTGTCCTATAAGCCATGCAGCGAGGCAAAGCAGCTTCCTCTACCGATAGCACAGGCTTGTTGGGCGTATTTTAGTTATCCGCTGCATCCTAGTATGTTTGATGAATTCGCTGCTGCTGATGTTCCTTCTGCTGCCGGTGTTCCTTCTGCTGGTGCTTCGATCCCTCCTGAGCAAGAGGAAGACCTCAATGCCTCTATGGTGCTGGACGACCTCTTGGCCTCATTGGAGCTGGAACACCTTGTTGGAACTCCCTGGAATGAAGAACATGTGTCACCCCATTGGCACTTTGCCCAGCCACCAGTTCTACCCTCCAGTCATCACACTGCCCTTTTCCCAGCACTGTCCCAACCCCAACCCCAACCCCAACCCCAGTTTAGTCCACTGTCTGGGCATGTTGGGAGCTGGGACTCTCAGGTTGGAGGTACTCTTCAGGGAGGTGGTAGTTCTGCACCAAGGGCATGCTGGGGGATGGGTTTCTCAGCTTGGAGTTGCACAGGAGGTAGGTGGTAG